One segment of Phaeacidiphilus oryzae TH49 DNA contains the following:
- a CDS encoding beta-ketoacyl-ACP synthase III — MTPTPEIRPSVGAKFSRILGVGGYRPVRVIPNSEVLDWIDSSDEWIRTRSGITERRWAGAGESVAEMSVQAAGKAIAQAGVPAEKIGTVIVSTVTHLKQTPAVATEIADRLGCGTAPAFDISAACAGFGYGLSLADGLIRAGNAEYVLVIGVERLSDLTDKSDRSTAFIFGDGAGAAIVGPSDTPGIGKVIWGSDGSQRDVITQTQAWDSAMARPEAINGPTTAEDGAPAWPALRMEGQTVFRWAVWEMAKVAQQALDAAGITADQLGAFIPHQANMRITDAMIKALKLPESVPVARDIAETGNTSAASIPLAMERMLASGEAKSGDLALIIGFGAGLVYAAAVVTLP, encoded by the coding sequence ATGACACCGACTCCCGAGATCCGCCCGAGCGTTGGCGCGAAGTTCTCGCGCATCCTCGGCGTGGGCGGCTACCGCCCGGTCCGGGTCATCCCCAACTCCGAGGTGCTCGACTGGATCGACTCCTCCGACGAGTGGATCCGCACCCGCAGCGGCATCACCGAGCGCCGCTGGGCGGGCGCCGGGGAGTCGGTGGCCGAGATGTCCGTCCAGGCGGCCGGCAAGGCGATAGCGCAGGCGGGCGTGCCGGCCGAGAAGATCGGCACGGTGATCGTCTCCACCGTCACCCACCTCAAGCAGACGCCCGCGGTGGCCACCGAGATCGCCGACCGGCTGGGCTGCGGCACCGCCCCGGCCTTCGACATCTCCGCGGCCTGCGCCGGCTTCGGCTACGGGCTCTCCCTCGCGGACGGCCTGATCCGGGCCGGCAACGCCGAGTACGTCCTGGTCATCGGCGTCGAGCGGCTCTCCGACCTGACCGACAAGTCGGACCGGTCGACGGCCTTCATCTTCGGCGACGGCGCCGGCGCGGCCATCGTCGGCCCCTCCGACACCCCCGGCATCGGTAAGGTGATCTGGGGCTCGGACGGCAGCCAACGGGACGTCATCACGCAGACCCAGGCGTGGGATTCGGCGATGGCGCGGCCCGAGGCGATCAACGGCCCGACCACCGCCGAGGACGGCGCCCCGGCCTGGCCGGCGCTGCGGATGGAGGGCCAGACGGTCTTCCGCTGGGCGGTGTGGGAGATGGCCAAGGTGGCGCAGCAGGCGCTGGACGCCGCCGGGATCACCGCCGACCAGCTCGGCGCGTTCATCCCGCATCAGGCCAACATGCGGATCACCGATGCGATGATCAAGGCGTTGAAGCTGCCGGAATCCGTCCCGGTCGCCCGGGACATCGCGGAGACCGGCAACACCTCGGCGGCCTCCATCCCGCTCGCCATGGAGCGGATGCTGGCCTCCGGGGAGGCGAAGAGCGGCGACCTCGCGCTGATCATCGGCTTCGGCGCCGGTCTCGTCTACGCCGCGGCAGTGGTTACCCTCCCGTAG
- a CDS encoding beta-ketoacyl-[acyl-carrier-protein] synthase family protein yields MTTDKRTVVVTGLGATTPLGGDVASFWEGLLAGRSGVSVLTEEWAEQLPVRIAARAAVDPTEVIPRPQARKLDRSAQFALIAAREAWADAGFTAPAGDEDGAPVSPRRLGTVVASGIGGVTTLLDQYDVLKEKGARRVSPHTVPMLMPNGPAANVGLEFNAQAGVHSTVSACASGAEAIGYAIEMIRSGRADVVVAGGTEAAIHPLPVAAFSSMMAMSKNNEHPTTASRPYDKARDGFVLGEGAGILILESAEHAAARGARIYAEAIGQGVSADSHHIAQPEPTGRGVADAISDLLETTGIDPATVVHANAHATSTPQGDVAEIKAMHRVFGEALGGIAISATKSMTGHLLGGAGGIESVATVLALHHRTAPATINIDDLDEEVAAEGADIVREKPRDLPAEGRLVALNNSFGFGGHNVVLAFASPQA; encoded by the coding sequence GTGACCACCGACAAGCGCACCGTGGTCGTGACCGGTCTCGGCGCGACGACCCCCCTCGGGGGCGACGTCGCCTCCTTCTGGGAGGGACTGCTCGCCGGGCGCTCCGGCGTGTCCGTCCTCACCGAGGAATGGGCCGAACAGCTGCCCGTGCGCATCGCCGCGCGGGCGGCTGTCGACCCGACCGAGGTGATCCCCCGGCCACAGGCCCGCAAGCTGGACCGGTCGGCGCAGTTCGCGCTGATCGCGGCCCGCGAGGCGTGGGCCGACGCCGGTTTCACCGCCCCGGCGGGTGACGAGGACGGCGCGCCCGTCTCGCCGCGCCGCCTGGGCACCGTGGTGGCCTCCGGGATCGGCGGCGTCACCACCCTGCTCGACCAGTACGACGTGCTGAAGGAGAAGGGCGCCCGCCGCGTCTCCCCGCACACCGTGCCGATGCTGATGCCGAACGGCCCCGCGGCCAACGTCGGCCTGGAGTTCAACGCCCAGGCGGGCGTCCACTCCACGGTCTCCGCGTGCGCGTCCGGCGCCGAGGCGATCGGCTACGCCATCGAGATGATCCGCTCCGGCCGGGCCGACGTGGTCGTCGCCGGCGGTACGGAGGCGGCGATCCACCCGCTGCCGGTGGCCGCCTTCAGCAGCATGATGGCGATGTCCAAGAACAACGAGCACCCGACCACCGCCTCGCGGCCGTACGACAAGGCGCGGGACGGCTTCGTCCTCGGCGAGGGCGCGGGCATCCTGATCCTCGAGTCCGCGGAGCACGCGGCGGCGCGGGGGGCGCGGATCTACGCCGAGGCCATCGGCCAGGGCGTCTCCGCCGACAGCCACCACATCGCGCAGCCGGAGCCGACCGGGCGCGGCGTCGCGGACGCGATCAGCGATCTGCTGGAGACGACCGGGATCGACCCGGCGACGGTGGTGCACGCCAACGCCCACGCCACGTCCACCCCGCAGGGCGACGTGGCCGAGATCAAGGCGATGCACCGGGTCTTCGGCGAGGCGCTGGGCGGGATCGCGATCTCCGCCACCAAGTCCATGACCGGCCACCTGCTGGGCGGCGCCGGCGGGATCGAGTCCGTCGCCACGGTGCTGGCCCTCCACCACCGGACGGCCCCCGCCACCATCAACATCGACGACCTCGACGAGGAGGTGGCCGCCGAGGGCGCGGACATCGTCCGCGAGAAGCCCCGCGACCTTCCGGCCGAAGGCCGCCTGGTGGCCCTCAACAACTCCTTCGGCTTCGGCGGCCACAACGTGGTGCTCGCCTTCGCCAGCCCGCAGGCCTGA
- a CDS encoding acyl carrier protein yields the protein MAVTKEEALSGLAEIVNEIAGIPTEDVQLDKSFTDDLDVDSLSMVEVVVAAEERFDVKIPDDDVKNLKTVGDAVDYIVGQQA from the coding sequence ATGGCCGTCACCAAGGAAGAGGCCCTGTCCGGTCTCGCCGAGATCGTCAACGAGATCGCCGGGATCCCCACCGAGGACGTCCAGCTGGACAAGTCCTTCACCGACGACCTGGACGTCGACTCGCTGTCCATGGTCGAGGTCGTCGTCGCCGCCGAGGAGCGCTTCGACGTCAAGATCCCGGACGACGACGTCAAGAACCTGAAGACCGTCGGCGACGCCGTCGACTACATCGTCGGCCAGCAGGCCTGA
- a CDS encoding enoyl-CoA hydratase/isomerase family protein has protein sequence MTDDVLRITLDRPEKLNALRRTDIDAMRAQVEGLAPGTRAVVFSGTGGRAFSAGVDVDEFLALTPDTAVGFITALRDLLAAVRNAPAATVAVVDGHCLGGAFELAMACDLRIATPRSHFGLPEIKLGIPSVIDAALLERHVGLGFAREMILTGDSYRADDPRTAGLSNALVAPEELTATVDGYLAKLVGHTPTVLASQRRLFELWLNKGLAEGAELSTREFGRVFAADDTREALAAYRAGLGRR, from the coding sequence ATGACCGATGACGTCCTGCGGATCACCCTCGACCGGCCGGAGAAGCTCAACGCCCTCCGCCGCACCGACATCGACGCCATGCGCGCGCAGGTCGAGGGCCTCGCCCCCGGCACCCGCGCCGTCGTCTTCTCCGGCACCGGCGGCCGCGCCTTCAGCGCCGGCGTGGACGTCGACGAGTTCCTGGCGCTCACCCCCGACACCGCCGTCGGCTTCATCACCGCCCTCCGCGACCTCCTCGCGGCCGTCCGCAACGCCCCCGCCGCCACCGTCGCCGTCGTCGACGGCCACTGCCTCGGCGGCGCCTTCGAGCTGGCGATGGCCTGCGACCTACGGATCGCCACTCCCCGCTCGCACTTCGGCCTGCCGGAGATCAAGCTCGGCATCCCCTCGGTGATCGACGCCGCCCTGCTGGAGCGGCACGTCGGCCTCGGCTTCGCCCGCGAGATGATCCTCACCGGCGACTCCTACCGCGCGGACGACCCCCGTACCGCCGGGCTCTCCAACGCCCTGGTCGCGCCGGAGGAGCTGACCGCCACCGTCGACGGCTACCTGGCGAAGCTGGTCGGCCACACCCCCACCGTGCTGGCCTCCCAGCGCCGTCTCTTCGAGCTCTGGCTCAACAAGGGCCTCGCCGAGGGCGCCGAGCTGAGCACCCGCGAGTTCGGCCGGGTCTTCGCCGCCGACGACACCCGGGAGGCCCTGGCCGCCTACCGGGCCGGTCTCGGCCGCCGCTGA